The sequence TCTGATCGTGCGGAGCGCAATCGCTGATCGGCACAACATATCGCAGCGTCGCCTCAATCATGGCGCTGTGTGCTCGCATCTCCAGAACTCGAGGCTGAGCCATGACGTGCGGGCCGTGGGACGTCACCTGGAGTACCTATATGCTCTCCGCCGGCGCGCAGATTACGAGCTGCTGCCCGAGCGGCACTGGCAGGTCAGGCTGAGCGATCCGAACGCGGTGATGGCGCTTACCTTGGAAGCCGACCGGTTGGCGCGAACTGTTCCCCACCTGGATTTCACGCCCATCGCCCACCTGTTCTGAAGCGGTTCTGTACCACGTCGCGCCGGACGGAGAATTGCAGTAGCGTGCGGGGCCGCTCCGGATGGTGCGCGGCGCGTCGCAGGGTTGCACGTGCGCGCGCCGAAGCCTATATTTGGTCTTCGTTCGGAGGTTGACGGGCGCCTCGGCGGATCGTCGTTCTGAAGTGGGGAGCGGTAGCCCCCGCTTTTTTTGTTGCCGGTGCACCCCGAACGCACGCACGCGCACATGGCGGAACTGGAAGGCGGCCTGGCCGCCGACATCGAGCGCAGGGTCGACGAGCTGGGGTTCGAACTGGTGGAGCTGGAGGTGGCGGGGAACCGCGCCCGCCCCATCCTCCGGGTCTACATCGACCGCCCCGACTCGGTCCCCGGCCAGCCCGCGGTGTCGCTGGACGACTGCACCGCCGTCAGCCGCGGGCTGGAGCCCATGCTCGACGCGCGCGAAGGCCTGTCCGACCGCTACGTGCTGGAGGTCAGCTCGCCCGGCGTGGAGCGCCCGCTGGTGCGCCCGCGCGACTGGACCCGCTTCGCCGGGCAGCCCGTTTCCGTGCGGGGGAAGGCGGCGCTCGCGGGGAAGGCGCGGCGGCTCGACGGCGAGCTGCTGGGCGCCTCGGGCGCGGAGGGAGAAGAGACGGTGCGGATGCGCCTGGCCGGCGGCGAGGAGGTGGAGTTCCCCCTGGCCGAGGTCGAGAAGGCGCACCTGGTGTTCCGGTGGGGCGCGAAGTAAGACGATCGCGCGGATCATCAAACCCCGATGTTGAGGCCATGAACAACGCGACGCAGGTCCTGGCTGCATTCCGCGAGATGACCGCCAACAAGGCCATCTCGCGCGACGAGCTGCACGACCTGATCAAGGACGGCATCCTGGCGGCGCTGGCCAAGCGCTACGGCCCCAACGTGGAGGCCGAGATCGAGATCGACGAGGCCACCGGCGGCATCAACATCACCGTGCTGCGCGAGGTGGTGGCCGAGGTCGAGGACCCGTCGCGCCAGATCTCGCTCGAGGAGGCGCGCTGGGACGACCCCGACTTCGAGGTCGGCGACATCATGGAGGTGCCGGTCGAGTTCGCGCAGTTCGGGCGCAACGCGGTGATGGCCGCCAAGCAGCGCATCCTGCAGCGGGTGCGCGAGGGCGAGCGCCAGAAGATCCGCGACGAGTACGAGCACCGCGTGGGCGAGCTCCTCTCGGGCGAGGTGCAGCAGGTGGAGCGCGGCAAGCTGGTGGTCCTGCTCAACCGCGCGCGCGAGGCCGACGCCATCGTGCCGTGGAAGGAGCAGAACCCGCGCGAGCGCTTCCGCCAGGGCGAGACCATCCGCGCCGTGCTGAAGAAGGTGGAGGAGACGCCCAAGGGCCCTCGCCTCATCCTCTCGCGCGCCGACCCGCTCTTCGTGGCCGCGCTCTTCAAGCTCGAGGTTCCCGAGATCCAGCAGGGGATCGTGGACATCCGCGCCGTCTCGCGCGAGGTGGGCGGACGGACCAAGCTGGCGGTGTCGTCGCGCGACGAGTCGATCGACCCGGTGGGCGCCTGCGTGGGGCTGAAGGGCTCCCGCGTCCGCGCCGTGGTGCAGGAGCTGGGCGGCGAGCGCATCGACATCGTCCCCTGGCACCCCGACCCCGAGGTGTTCGCCAAGCGCGCGCTGGCGCCGGCCAAGGTGGCCAAGGTCATCTCGGACTACGACGCGCGGACGATGACGGCGATCGTGGACGAGGACCAGCTTTCCCTTGCCATCGGCCGCAACGGGCAGAACGTGCGGCTGGCCAGCCAGCTGATCGGCTGGCAGCTGGACCTGTACGGCTCGCGCGAGTGGATGGAGCACGGCGCCGAGCGGGTGCTGTTCGGCGGGACCGGCGAAGGCGAGGAGTCGGCCGACTTCCCCGTCAGCGACCTGCCGCTGCCGCCGGCCACGCTGGCCGCGCTGCAGGCCGCGGGATACAACACCTTCTACGACATCATCGACCTGGAGCGCGAGGACCTGATGCGCATCCCGGCCATCGGCCAGGCCGAGGCGGAGCGCATCGCCCAGCTCATCGAGGAGATGACGGTGGAGGAGGACGAGGAGGCCGAGGCGCGGCCTGCCGCGGCGTCGGCCGAGGACGACGAGGAAGCCGGGGCGCAACCTGCCGCGGCGGCTGCGGACGAGGCGGAAGGCGCGGAAAACAAGGGAGAAACGGGTGCCGAGGGGTTGACACCCGGCGACGAGGCCTAGAACTTGGCAGGTCTGGACTGAACCGCCGCATGGACCCCGCCGGAACGGCCACGCCGGAGCGCGCGCTGCTGGACCTCCTGGGACTGGCGGCCCGCGCCCGGGCGTTCGTGCACGGCACCGACGCCACCCGGCGCGGAGTCCGCGACGGCGAGGTCGCGGGCGTCCTCCTCGCCGCGGACACTTCTCCCACGCAGAGCAAGAAGCTGGTCCCGCTTCTCCAGGCGCGCGGCGTTGCGTACGCCGCGTGCCTGACCCGCGCCACGATCGGCGCGGCGGCGGGGCTCGGCGCCGTTTCGGCGCTGGGCTTCACGGACCGAAATTTCGCGCGGCGCGCCCTCGAGCTGGCGGCCGCCCTGAACGACGCCCCGCAGGAACCGGTTTGACGAGTCACGGAGGAAAGCTTCACTGATGCGTGTCTTCGAAGTCGCCAAGGAGCTGAACGTTCCGGCTGAGGCCTTGGTGCACCTCCTGCGGGAGATGGACATCCCGGTGCGCAGCCACATGTCGGAGATCTCCGACGAGCACGTGGCGCGCGTGCGCACCTGGATCGAGCGCGAGCGCCGCCTGGGGCACCGCGACGTGGGCGAGGCGGTGGAGGCGGCCATCGGCGAGGTGGCCAGCCCGCCGCGCCGCCGCCGCCGCAAGGCCGAGGCTGCGCCCGAGGGCGAGGCCGCCGAGGCGGAGAGCACCGCGTCGCCCACGGCCGACGCGGCGGATGCGCTGGCGGCCGAGGCGGCCGAGGCCGCCGCCGAGCGCGGCGCCGAGCTGGTGACCGTCGGCGGGCACGAGCCCACCGGCGCCACCGTCATCGTCGACACCTCCCAGCCGCCCGCCGCCGAGCCCGAGGCGGAGACGCCGGCCGAAGCGGCCGCGTCCGCACCGGCAGAGCCCGCGGCTCCGGCCGAGGCCGAGCCCGCGGCGCCGGCCGCCGAGGCGCGTCCCGAGCCGGCGCGGCCGGAGCCGCCGCGCGCGGGGCCCATCTCGGCCCGTCCCGACGGCGGGCGCCAGCTGCGCCCCGAGTTCCGCCCCGCGCGCCCCGAGCGGCGCGAGGAGTTCCGCCCGGCCGCGTCGGCCACGCCGGGCGCGCCACCGCGTGACCGCGGCCCCACGCCGCCGCCGTCGGTGCGCCCCGCGCGCCCCGGCGCGCCCGGCGAGCCGCGCCGCGAGGGTGGCGAGCCCCCGCGTCCGGCAAGGACGGGTGAGCCGCCGCGTCCCGCGCGGGCCGACGGCTTCGCGCCGCGACCCGCGCGCAGCGGGCCGCCGGCCCCCGCGCGCGCCGGCTTCCCCCCCGCGGGCGGCCAGGGCCAGGGCGGCGGTGGCGGCCAGCGTCCCGCGGCGGGCGCCGGTGCCGGCGCTGGCGGCGGCCGCAAGGACAAGAAGAAGAAGAAGGGGAAGGGGTGGGTCGACCAGGAGGCGGTGGACCAGACCTTCCGCAAGACCATGGCGGCGATGGAGTCCGGCGGGCGCAAGAAGCGCCGCGGGCCCCAGCGCGACATGGGCGCCATCCGCGAGGAGCGGCGCGAGGCCGAGCGCGCGCGCCGCGCCGAGGAGGCCAGCACCGTCCGGGTGAACGAGTTCCTGACCGTGGCCGAGCTCGCCGAGCTGATCGACGTGCCGGCGACGCAGATCATCGGCAGCGCGTTCAAGAACCTGGGGCTGATGGTCACCATCAACCAGCGGCTGGACTTCGACCAGATCGAGCTGCTGCTGGACGAGTTCGGCTTCAAGGCCGTCCGCGAGGAGGAGTACGGCGCGGAGATGGAGGAGGAGGTCGAGGCCGACGCCGAGGAGGATCTCCGTCCCCGTCCCCCCGTGGTCACCGTCATGGGCCACGTGGACCACGGCAAGACCTCGCTGCTCGACTACATCCGCAAGACCAACGTCATCGCGGGCGAGGCCGGCGGCATCACGCAGCACATCGGCGCGTACCACGTGGCGCTGGCCGACGGGCGGGCGATCTCGTTCCTCGACACCCCCGGCCACGCGGCGTTCACCGCGATGCGCGCGCGCGGCGCCGAGGTCACCGACGTGGTCATCCTGGTGGTGGCGGCCGACGACTCGGTGATGCCGCAGACCATCGAGGCCATCAGCCACGCGAAGAACGCGGGCGTGCCGATCGTGGTCGCGGTGAACAAGGTGGACCTGCCGGACGCCAACCCCATGCGGGTGAAGCAGGACCTGCTGCAGCACGGGGTGGTGCTCGAGGACTTCGGCGGCGAGGTGCAGAGCTCCGAGGTTTCCGCCAAGCGGGGGATCGGGATCGACGACCTGCTGGAGAAGGTGCTGCTGCAGGCGGAGATGAAGGGGCTGCGCGCCAACCCCGACCGCGAGGCGGTGGGCACGGTGATCGAGGCGCAGCTCGACGTCGGCAAGGGCCCCGTGGCCACGGTGCTGGTGACGAACGGCACGCTGCGCGTGGGTGACCACGTGGTCGTGGGGCTCCAGCACGGCCGCGTGCGCGCCATGCTCGACGAGCGCGGGCGCGCGGTGAAGGAGGCCGGGCCGGCCATCCCGGTGCAGATCCTGGGTCTCTCGGGCGTTCCCGCCGCGGGCGACCAGATGGTGGTGATGGACGCCGAGCGGGCCACCGAGGTGGCGCAGACGCGGCAGCGGCTCGACCGCGAGAAGCGGATGCGCCTGCGCAGCGGCGGCGTGAAGCTCACCGACATCTCCAAGCTCCTGG comes from Longimicrobium sp. and encodes:
- a CDS encoding ribosomal L7Ae/L30e/S12e/Gadd45 family protein, encoding MDPAGTATPERALLDLLGLAARARAFVHGTDATRRGVRDGEVAGVLLAADTSPTQSKKLVPLLQARGVAYAACLTRATIGAAAGLGAVSALGFTDRNFARRALELAAALNDAPQEPV
- the rimP gene encoding ribosome maturation factor RimP, with the translated sequence MAELEGGLAADIERRVDELGFELVELEVAGNRARPILRVYIDRPDSVPGQPAVSLDDCTAVSRGLEPMLDAREGLSDRYVLEVSSPGVERPLVRPRDWTRFAGQPVSVRGKAALAGKARRLDGELLGASGAEGEETVRMRLAGGEEVEFPLAEVEKAHLVFRWGAK
- the nusA gene encoding transcription termination factor NusA → MNNATQVLAAFREMTANKAISRDELHDLIKDGILAALAKRYGPNVEAEIEIDEATGGINITVLREVVAEVEDPSRQISLEEARWDDPDFEVGDIMEVPVEFAQFGRNAVMAAKQRILQRVREGERQKIRDEYEHRVGELLSGEVQQVERGKLVVLLNRAREADAIVPWKEQNPRERFRQGETIRAVLKKVEETPKGPRLILSRADPLFVAALFKLEVPEIQQGIVDIRAVSREVGGRTKLAVSSRDESIDPVGACVGLKGSRVRAVVQELGGERIDIVPWHPDPEVFAKRALAPAKVAKVISDYDARTMTAIVDEDQLSLAIGRNGQNVRLASQLIGWQLDLYGSREWMEHGAERVLFGGTGEGEESADFPVSDLPLPPATLAALQAAGYNTFYDIIDLEREDLMRIPAIGQAEAERIAQLIEEMTVEEDEEAEARPAAASAEDDEEAGAQPAAAAADEAEGAENKGETGAEGLTPGDEA
- the infB gene encoding translation initiation factor IF-2 — encoded protein: MRVFEVAKELNVPAEALVHLLREMDIPVRSHMSEISDEHVARVRTWIERERRLGHRDVGEAVEAAIGEVASPPRRRRRKAEAAPEGEAAEAESTASPTADAADALAAEAAEAAAERGAELVTVGGHEPTGATVIVDTSQPPAAEPEAETPAEAAASAPAEPAAPAEAEPAAPAAEARPEPARPEPPRAGPISARPDGGRQLRPEFRPARPERREEFRPAASATPGAPPRDRGPTPPPSVRPARPGAPGEPRREGGEPPRPARTGEPPRPARADGFAPRPARSGPPAPARAGFPPAGGQGQGGGGGQRPAAGAGAGAGGGRKDKKKKKGKGWVDQEAVDQTFRKTMAAMESGGRKKRRGPQRDMGAIREERREAERARRAEEASTVRVNEFLTVAELAELIDVPATQIIGSAFKNLGLMVTINQRLDFDQIELLLDEFGFKAVREEEYGAEMEEEVEADAEEDLRPRPPVVTVMGHVDHGKTSLLDYIRKTNVIAGEAGGITQHIGAYHVALADGRAISFLDTPGHAAFTAMRARGAEVTDVVILVVAADDSVMPQTIEAISHAKNAGVPIVVAVNKVDLPDANPMRVKQDLLQHGVVLEDFGGEVQSSEVSAKRGIGIDDLLEKVLLQAEMKGLRANPDREAVGTVIEAQLDVGKGPVATVLVTNGTLRVGDHVVVGLQHGRVRAMLDERGRAVKEAGPAIPVQILGLSGVPAAGDQMVVMDAERATEVAQTRQRLDREKRMRLRSGGVKLTDISKLLARGDNATLNLVIKGDVDGSVQALSDALEQLSTAEVRVQVIHRGVGAINESDVLLASTSSAIVIGFHVRPTGEARSVAEREDVDIRLYNIIYEAVEEVKSAMEGLLSPEQREVQLGTAEVRQLFKVPRVGTVAGCMVTSGVLDRRGRIRVVRDAVQVYEGELDSLKRFKDDVREVREGFECGLNIRNFNDVKVGDILECYRVEEVARTLAGAAAEADRER